The Lagopus muta isolate bLagMut1 chromosome 8, bLagMut1 primary, whole genome shotgun sequence genome contains a region encoding:
- the OBSL1 gene encoding obscurin-like protein 1 isoform X4 has product MESHGAAPRFLAYPRAFTAQSGSDAMLRCQIAGDPRPSVLWEKDTALIQPSGRFCMEAKGDVYSLRVSCVTPQDGGLYVCKAKNCIGETYAAATLRVEAGEHQQEEEEEGHAGSRAPTFLVGPSSVRVCRGEDVTFSCRVLGQPCPLLEWEKDGCKLCDLFESSHFAVGRQPEDWHYLKLFGVRPPDAGVYVCRARSGSKEALAAAVLLVEPWYSPSDSTQPWQQRHGSTDTWAPAPNGTPRAKAFAVSAGKHAKFRCYVTGKPKPEIIWQKDGKVVAPGRRHLVYEDREGYFILKVLYCRPRDQGLYVCTASNTAGQTLSAVQLQVKEHRLRFQVPLEDVEVAEREDAVLECQVPLGSIPTSWFLEDRELQPSQKYVMEECGVVRRLTIRDARTDDDGVYLCQMKDRGRSVAEVSVRGLIVKRLPRKLDVMEGENAAFCVETREAMEGICWSRNGLQLHESPRAVLKSFGRTHLLVLVHVTREDAGIICFSVGESLTSSQLRVKCVKRDPPSAPMAAQMSTEQSNAALLTWCPAPDVHHRPPSTYILERREAAGSSWVQCLSTELPGRVQVLGDSVPREADYCFRVCAVNKHGRSDPVEFPGCVHLVPAVRLERGLQDARVRDGEDARFSVELSASVQGEWFLNCTRLQSEESGRFSVQHCGTEHSLIIHSARLRESGTHVTFVASGVRDSARLHVQAPQAHIAPVPEARQLRELLAGQPLLLECEVSPAGAPVHWLKDGEAVVPSETLSIQSEGCWRRLHIPTAVPSDSGTYTCDAGDDTVSFVVTVSEAPVRIVSSNEETPHTYMAGQRVELWCQLSHAKAPVRWYKDGEEVEEGESLVLEREGPRCCLVLPCARLQDAGEFVCDTGDTAASYHVMVAEPRVRILHPVQRSLELPVLAPGHVELRCELSVPDAAVRWFKDGLEVDETNNLRLLADGAWRCLLIPRSSAEDTGEYICESKDEAVSFDVKVTEPPVKILQPQRPPPVVKVSPGETVMLSCELSRADAPVCWAREGVRLEAGGSWVLEEDGAHRRLLIPAAQAEHAGKYFCDAADDAVTFTVQVSDPPIRILEKDALPTCRRCRAMEDLVLEVQLSHAHGEVKWYKDGEKLQDTGHVRLEEDGQRRALVILGATDGDAGEYLCDTRDDSVIFCVTVEGNREHIKWRWAEWAGKHPVSWCVSPAPEPPVSIVGNLGTTEHRCLVAGQDLVLACELSQPDAAVRWLRDGQELQPGERVCIVARGALRELTVRGAQPGDSGYYVCDAASDRMVTSVEVTAQAVRIVNKEEAQSPLEVQEGDSVTLVAQLSPETAVTQWQKDGQMLLSGGRLLVCSEGPARSLTIKQVELGDAGTFLCDAGDDEVYFTLHVKEAPVLFVNKQEEREKLLVLEGGSAVLSAVVSKERADITWLCPQQLMVPSERCQLRCDGRVHSLVLSNVAKEDAGVYTCLSPDDQMQFDISVRELQVKFLRGLSDVRAQQGETVVLWCELCKARGDVVWLKDGRVLEPDARREVRVQGRERSLVLSCVRPEDAGEYCCESNNDRTLATLTVQVRRVVEIIVELQSLMVLEGDDATFKCMVSPEDVAVTWQLDGQPVVPSERLQVARSGLCHSLTMRGCQPGDAATVTANAEGLLSTARLSVQEAQVLFVQKLRDMVAEEQQDVCLEVEVSHEAAEVQWLKQGVLLQPSDKYLMCESGCRRTLTICCVSPSDRGTYRCESLHDRTQAKLSVEPQKVSIRRPLADVETFEKQTATFLLELSHAGVPGVWTRGGVRVKPSATCRVSATGCTHSLTLEGLALEDSGTITFTADTLRCSARLLVREPPISMVKLLQDLEVPEAGTATFECELSRPSAEVKWLKDGMELRPGPHCRMYSAGRRRLLQLNHCALPDAGIYTCEAGDCQASATLRVHEHQVHIMQELQDACVQEGDNAVFMCEVSHGDVLGEWFRDGEKIKVSSTVKIRQEGTRHFLLLCTVRPEDAGAIRFAARMASSEASLKVEVLPIRIVKPLRDKTVLARHKATLECMVSHARGRVRWLRGDTEIFASDKYEICNLDCYRTLIIHCVGREDEDSYTCDAFDDRSTARLLVEGS; this is encoded by the exons ATGGAGAGCCACGGGGCAGCTCCCCGGTTCCTGGCCTACCCACGTGCCTTCACAGCACAAAGCGGCTCCGACGCCATGCTGAGGTGCCAGATTGCAGGTGACCCCCGGCCCAGCGTGCTCTGGGAGAAGGACACAGCCCTGATCCAGCCTTCAGGCCGCTTCTGCATGGAGGCCAAGGGGGATGTGTACAGCCTACGGGTGTCCTGCGTCACCCCGCAGGATGGCGGCCTCTATGTTTGCAAGGCCAAGAACTGCATTGGTGAGACTTATGCTGCCGCCACGTTGCGAGTGGAGGCTGGTGAGCatcagcaggaggaggaggaggaaggccaTGCTGGCAGCCGAGCTCCCACCTTCCTGGTGGGGCCCTCATCGGTGCGGGTGTGCCGTGGGGAGGACGTGACCTTCTCATGCCGAGTCTTGGGGCAACCCTGCCCGCTGCTGGAGTGGGAGAAGGACGGCTGCAAGCTGTGTGACCTCTTCGAGAGCAGCCACTTTGCAGTGGGCCGGCAGCCTGAGGACTGGCACTACCTCAAGCTGTTTGGAGTCCGACCCCCGGACGCGGGGGTCTACGTGTGCCGGGCACGCAGTGGCTCCAAGGAGgccctggctgcagctgtgctcctggtGGAGCCCTGGTACTCCCCTTCTGACAGCACCCAACCATGGCAACAGCGACACGGGAGCACTGACACCTGGGCACCAGCACCCAATGGCACACCAAGAGCCAAGGCATTCGCTGTCAGCGCGGGGAAGCACGCCAAGTTCCGCTGCTATGTCACCGGCAAGCCCAAGCCAGAGATCATCTGGCAAAAGGATGGCAAAGTTGTGGCCCCCGGCCGCCGGCACCTGGTCTACGAGGACCGCGAGGGCTACTTCATCCTGAAGGTGCTGTACTGCCGACCCCGGGACCAGGGGCTGTATGTTTGCACTGCCTCCAACACGGCTGGGCAGACATTGAGTGCCGTGCAGCTGCAGGTGAAGG AGCACCGGCTGCGGTTCCAGGTGCCATTGGAGGACGTGGAGGTGGCAGAGCGGGAGGATGCAGTCCTGGAGTGCCAGGTGCCACTGGGGAGCATCCCCACCTCCTGGTTCCTGGAGGAccgggagctgcagcccagccagaAGTACGTGATGGAGGAGTGCGGCGTGGTGCGGCGTCTGACCATCCGCGATGCCCGCACCGACGACGACGGTGTCTACCTCTGCCAGATGAAAGACCGGGGCCGCAGCGTTGCTGAGGTCTCCGTCCGAG GGCTGATCGTGAAGAGGCTGCCACGGAAGCTGGATGTGATGGAAGGAGAGAATGCGGCTTTCTGTGTGGAGACGCGGGAGGCCATGGAGGGGATCTGCTGGAGCCGCaatgggctgcagctgcacgAGTCACCACGCGCTGTGCTGAAGAGCTTCGGCAGGACACACCTCCTGGTGCTGGTGCACGTCACCCGTGAGGATGCGGGCATCATCTGCTTCTCTGTCGGGGAGTCACTGACATCCTCCCAGCTCCGCGTCAAAT GTGTGAAGCGTGACCCTCCCAGTGCACCTATGGCAGCCCAGATGAGCACGGAGCAGAGCAACGCAGCCCTCCTGACGTGGTGCCCTGCACCCGATGTGCACCATCGCCCTCCCAGCACCTACATTCTGGAGCGGCGTGAGGcggcaggcagcagctgggtgcAGTGCCTGAGCACTGAGCTGCCCGGCCGCGTGCAGGTGCTGGGTGACAGCGTGCCCCGCGAGGCTGACTACTGCTTCCGAGTCTGTGCCGTCAACAAGCACGGCCGCAGTGACCCTGTGGAATTCCCTGGCTGCGTGCATCTCG tgccagctgtgcGCCTGGAGAGGGGCCTGCAGGATGCACGGGTGCGGGATGGTGAGGATGCACGCTTCTCTGTGGAGCTGTCGGCCTCGGTGCAGGGTGAGTGGTTCCTGAATTGCACAAGGCTGCAAAGCGAGGAGAGCGGGCGCTTCAGTGTGCAGCACTGTGGGACGGAACACTCGCTGATCATCCACTCAGCAAGGCTGAGAGAGAGTGGTACACATGTCACCTTTGTGGCCAGCGGTGTGCGGGACTCggccaggctgcatgtgcaAG CCCCACAGGCCCACATCGCCCCAGTGCCTGAGGCACGGCAGCTCcgggagctgctggcagggcagccGCTGCTGCTGGAGTGTGAGGTGAGCCCGGCGGGTGCCCCTGTGCACTGGCTGAAGGATGGTGAGGCTGTGGTGCCCAGCGAGACCCTGAGCATCCAGTCAGAGGGATGCTGGCGGAGGCTGCACATCCCCACGGCTGTGCCATCGGACTCGGGGACGTACACATGCGATGCTGGGGACGACACCGTGAGCTTTGTGGTGACCGTGAGCG AGGCACCAGTAAGGATTGTCAGCTCCAACGAGGAGACCCCACACACCTATATGGCCGGGCAGCGTGTGGAGCTGTGGTGCCAGCTGTCCCATGCCAAGGCCCCAGTGCGCTGGTACAAGGatggggaggaggtggaggagggtGAGAGCCTGGTGCTGGAGCGAGAGGGGCCACggtgctgcctggtgctgccctGCGCCCGCCTGCAGGATGCAGGGGAGTTTGTCTGTGACACTGGAGACACTGCTGCCTCCTATCACGTCATGGTGGCAG AGCCACGAGTGAGGATTTTGCACCCTGTGCAGCGCTCGCTGGAGCTGCCAGTGCTGGCGCCAGGGCACGTGGAGCTGCGCTGTGAGCTGTCTGTGCCTGATGCTGCCGTGCGCTGGTTCAAGGATGGGCTGGAGGTGGATGAGACCAACAATCTGCGACTGCTGGCTGATGGTGCCTGGCGCTGCCTGCTCATCcccaggagcagtgctgaggacaCAGGGGAGTACATCTGTGAGAGCAAGGATGAAGCTGTCTCATTTGATGTCAAGGTGACAG AGCCCCCAGTGAAGATCCTGCAGCCACAGAGACCTCCACCTGTTGTAAAGGTGTCCCCAGGGGAGACGGTGATGCTGTCCTGTGAGTTGTCCCGTGCTGATGCACCCGTGTGCTGGGCCAGGGAGGGTGTCCGGCTGGAGGCGGggggcagctgggtgctggaggAGGATGGTGCCCACCGTCGCTTGctcatccctgctgctcaaGCTGAGCATGCTGGAAAATACTTCTGCGATGCGGCTGATGATGCGGTGACATTCACTGTCCAGGTGTCAG ACCCTCCAATCAGGATCCTGGAGAAAGATGCACTGCCAACCTGCCGACGCTGCCGAGCCATGGAGGATCtggtgctggaggtgcagcTGTCACATGCCCATGGGGAGGTGAAGTGGTACAAGGACGGGGAGAAGCTGCAGGACACGGGGCATGTGCGGCTGGAGGAGGATGGGCAGCGCCGGGCACTTGTCATCCTGGGTGCCACAGATGGGGATGCGGGGGAGTACCTCTGTGACACCCGAGATGACAGTGTCATCTTCTGCGTCACCGTGGAAGGTAACAGGGAGCATATAAAGTGGAGATGGGCTGAATGGGCAGGCAAGCACCCAGTGTCATGGTGTGTCTCTCCAGCCCCAGAGCCACCAGTGAGCATCGTGGGGAACCTGGGCACCACAGAGCATCGCTGCCTGGTGGCTGGGCAGGACCTGGTGCTGGCCTGTGAGCTGTCCCAGCCCGATGCTGCCGTGCGCTGGCTGCGGGAtggccaggagctgcagccaggggaGCGGGTGTGCATTGTGGCCCGTGGGGCACTGCGGGAGCTCACTGTGCGTGGAGCACAGCCTGGGGACTCAGGGTACTACGTCTGTGATGCTGCCAGCGACCGCATGGTGACGAGCGTGGAGGTGACAG CCCAGGCTGTGCGAATTGTGAACAAGGAGGAAGCACAGAGCCCACTGGAGGTGCAGGAGGGAGACAGTGTGACGCTGGTGGCCCAGCTGTCCCCAGAGACAGCGGTAACACAGTGGCAGAAGGATGGGCAAATGCTGCTCTCAGGTGGGCGGCTGCTTGTGTGCAGTGAGGGTCCAGCACGCAGCCTTACCATCAAGCAGGTGGAACTGGGAGATGCCGGCACCTTTCTTTGCGATGCTGGGGACGACGAGGTGTACTTCACACTGCATGTGAAAG AGGCACCGGTGCTGTTTGTGAACAAGCAGGAGGAGCGGGAgaagctgctggtgctggaggGTGGTAGTGCCGTGCTCTCAGCTGTCGTGTCCAAGGAGCGAGCTGACATCACCTGGCTGTGCCCCCAGCAGCTCATGGTACCCAGTGAGCGCTGCCAGTTGCGTTGTGATGGCCGTGTGCACAGCCTGGTCCTCAGCAATGTGGCCAAGGAGGATGCTGGAGTCTACACCTGCCTGTCCCCTGATGACCAGATGCAGTTCGACATCAGCGTGCGGG agctgcaggtgaaGTTCCTGCGTGGGCTCTCGGATGTGCGGGCACAGCAGGGTGAGACAGTGGTGTTGTGGTGCGAGTTGTGCAAGGCCCGTGGCGATGTGGTGTGGCTGAAGGATGGGCGGGTGCTGGAGCCTGATGCACGCCGCGAGGTCCGGGTGCAGGGCCGGGAGCGCTCgctggtgctgagctgtgtgagGCCTGAGGATGCTGGGGAGTACTGCTGTGAGTCCAACAATGACCGCACGCTGGCCACGCTGACGGTGCAGG TGCGCAGAGTGGTGGAGATCATCgtggagctgcagagcctgaTGGTGCTGGAGGGAGACGATGCCACCTTCAAGTGCATGGTGTCCCCCGAGGACGTGGCGGTGACATGGCAGCTGGATGGGCAGCCAGTTGTGCCCAGTGAGCGGCTGCAGGTGGCCAGGAGTGGGCTGTGCCATAGCCTCACCATGCGGGGCTGCCAGCCAGGCGACGCAGCCACTGTGACAGCCAATGCTGAggggctgctgagcacagcccgGCTCAGTGTGCAAG AGGCGCAGGTGCTGTTTGTGCAGAAGCTGCGGGACATGGTGGCCGAGGAGCAGCAGGATGTGTGCCTGGAGGTGGAGGTGAGCCATGAAGCAGCTGAGGTGCAGTGGCTGAAGCAaggtgtgctcctgcagcccagtgACAAGTACCTGATGTGTGAGTCGGGGTGCCGGCGCACCCTCACCATCTGCTGTGTCAGCCCCTCTGACCGTGGCACCTACCGCTGCGAGAGCCTGCACGACCGCACACAGGCCAAGCTCAGCGTGGAAC CCCAGAAAGTGTCAATCCGGAGGCCACTGGCTGACGTGGAGACCTTCGAGAAGCAGACAGCCACCTTCCTGCTGGAGCTGTCTCACGCCGGTGTGCCTGGGGTCTGGACACGTGGTGGTGTGCGGGTGAAGCCCAGTGCCACGTGCCGGGTCAGTGCCACAGGCTGTACACACAGCCTGACACTGGAGGGGCTGGCACTGGAGGACTCAGGCACCATCACCTTCACTGCTGACACTCTGCGCTGCAGCGCCCGCCTGCTCGTGCGGG AGCCTCCCATCAGCATGGTGAAGCTCCTGCAGGACCTGGAGGTTCCAGAGGCAGGGACTGCCACCTTCGAATGCGAGCTGTCCCGTCCCAGCGCTGAGGTGAAGTGGCTCAAG GATGGAATGGAGCTGCGGCCAGGCCCCCACTGCCGCATGTACTCTGCGGGTCGGCGCCGCCTCCTGCAGCTCAACCACTGTGCACTGCCTGATGCTGGCATCTACACCTGTGAGGCAGGTGACTGCCAGGCCTCCGCCACACTGCGTGTCCATG AGCACCAGGTCCACATAATGCAGGAGCTGCAAGATGCTTGTGTGCAGGAAGGTGACAATGCCGTGTTCATGTGTGAGGTGTCCCATGGTGATGTTCTGGGTGAGTGGTTCCGTGATGGGGAGAAGATCAAGGTGTCCAGCACGGTGAAGATACGGCAAGAAG GCACACGGcacttcctgctgctctgcaccgTGCGCCCTGAAGATGCGGGTGCCATCCGTTTTGCGGCCAGGATGGCTAGTTCAGAGGCCAGCCTGAAGGTGGAAG tgctgcccatCCGCATTGTGAAGCCGCTGCGGGACAAGACGGTGCTGGCACGGCACAAGGCGACGCTGGAGTGCATGGTGTCACACGCCCGGGGCCGCGTGCGCTGGCTGCGTGGAGACACCGAGATCTTTGCCAGTGATAAGTATGAGATCTGCAACCTGGACTGCTATCGCACACTCATCATCCACTGTGTGGGACGTGAGGACGAGGACTCGTACACCTGCGATGCCTTCGATGACCGCTCCACCGCACGGCTCCTGGTGGAAG GGAGTTAG